One stretch of Streptomyces agglomeratus DNA includes these proteins:
- a CDS encoding DUF5324 family protein — translation MTRIDSVRAASESAKESVLHAAEVVAPYAGTAKEQATQYAHDARVRLAPKVSKAAHQARVQYGAHVAPRIEQARTHVPPKVDVAAHRAAVRTRTAARQAADFTVPRVEQAMAAAQPVREQAAVRSAAAVAALRGQITAKDIRKLVKRHERRARAGRVAKSFAIVGVLAGSAFAAWKWWDKQANPDWLVEPPAATEVSDRAPLTSVDGSGQVLDPEVQAKQAEAEAEAAERDKNNP, via the coding sequence GTGACCCGCATCGACAGCGTGCGCGCCGCATCCGAATCGGCCAAGGAGAGCGTGCTGCACGCCGCGGAAGTGGTGGCGCCCTACGCCGGTACGGCCAAGGAACAGGCCACGCAATATGCGCACGACGCCCGCGTACGGCTCGCGCCGAAGGTGTCCAAGGCCGCTCACCAGGCCCGTGTCCAGTACGGAGCACATGTGGCGCCGCGCATAGAGCAGGCCCGTACGCACGTACCCCCGAAGGTCGACGTGGCCGCCCACCGGGCCGCGGTACGGACCCGCACCGCGGCCCGGCAGGCCGCCGACTTCACCGTCCCGCGCGTGGAGCAGGCGATGGCGGCCGCGCAGCCCGTACGTGAGCAGGCCGCCGTGCGCAGTGCGGCCGCCGTGGCCGCACTGCGCGGCCAGATCACGGCGAAGGACATCCGCAAGCTGGTCAAGAGGCACGAGCGGCGGGCCCGGGCCGGCCGGGTCGCCAAGAGCTTCGCGATCGTCGGCGTACTGGCGGGCAGCGCCTTCGCGGCGTGGAAGTGGTGGGACAAGCAGGCCAACCCGGACTGGCTGGTCGAGCCCCCCGCCGCCACCGAGGTCTCCGACCGGGCGCCGCTGACCTCGGTCGACGGCAGCGGTCAGGTGCTCGACCCGGAGGTGCAGGCGAAGCAGGCCGAGGCAGAGGCCGAGGCCGCGGAGCGTGACAAGAACAACCCCTGA
- a CDS encoding sensor histidine kinase, protein MDVSSKIRASRRWLAGPDPWPGRRIAGESVLAVVLALLAAGMQELLGSTGLAQAGTALAVAVLSLLRRRLPASVLVVSGGAAGVLGGFAPLLMVSGWSAGRRIPGAGRALGAFTASYVLTIGIGVALEWPRFSPLSLIMFSTLYFLATTVVPGLASRYWTQRRTLLHALQDHNAQLLRERAMVAGQARLRERQRIAQDMHDSLGHQLALISVHTGALEVDPALTDRQREGVGVLRNASVAAMHELREVVGILRDGVEREEPSPAPGPPPGEDPYPAARGAAGIEGLVAAARAAGNSVDLRRSGDRRPLAAAADHAAYRIVQEALTNAYKHAPGAAITVELRYEPDSLVVEIANGPAPADPEDVVSGGQGLTGLRERARLVGGMVHAGRTESGGFRVAGVLPYGTDGLPPAKVAAAGAAHAPLVDARDDFRQQSPSVPLGNAGPVMDWTAVQRELNMSGGRGSRAGGIALGCGIAAGALVLLMVVGGFALFFLVGSVDKGMIEPAQYEAVKVGTSEEKVRDKLPSGDSFMTSGLQDSGPAKPEGSECLVLASSEYGDSLTSEPVFRFCFRDGKLIEKKSYDVEQ, encoded by the coding sequence GTGGACGTGTCTTCGAAGATCAGAGCCTCGCGACGGTGGCTGGCCGGCCCCGACCCCTGGCCGGGGCGCCGCATCGCGGGCGAGAGCGTCCTCGCCGTCGTGCTCGCGCTGCTGGCGGCCGGGATGCAGGAGCTGCTGGGCAGCACCGGACTCGCGCAGGCCGGTACCGCCCTCGCCGTCGCCGTACTGTCGCTGCTGCGCCGCCGGCTGCCCGCGAGCGTACTGGTCGTCTCGGGCGGGGCGGCGGGCGTACTGGGCGGGTTCGCGCCGCTGCTGATGGTCTCGGGGTGGTCCGCGGGACGCCGGATCCCGGGCGCCGGGCGCGCGCTGGGGGCTTTCACCGCGTCGTACGTCCTGACCATCGGCATCGGGGTCGCCCTGGAGTGGCCGCGGTTCTCCCCGCTGTCACTGATCATGTTCAGCACCCTCTACTTCCTCGCGACGACGGTCGTGCCCGGCCTGGCCAGCCGCTACTGGACCCAGCGCCGCACCCTGCTGCACGCCCTCCAGGACCACAACGCCCAACTGCTGCGCGAGCGCGCCATGGTGGCCGGGCAGGCGCGGCTGCGTGAGCGGCAGCGGATCGCGCAGGACATGCACGACAGCCTCGGCCACCAGCTGGCGCTGATCTCCGTACACACCGGAGCGCTGGAGGTCGACCCCGCGCTGACGGACCGCCAGCGCGAAGGGGTCGGCGTGCTGCGGAACGCCTCCGTGGCCGCGATGCACGAACTGCGCGAGGTCGTCGGCATCCTGCGCGACGGCGTGGAGCGGGAGGAACCATCGCCCGCCCCGGGCCCCCCGCCCGGCGAGGACCCGTACCCGGCGGCCCGGGGCGCGGCGGGCATCGAGGGCCTGGTGGCGGCGGCGCGGGCGGCCGGCAACAGCGTCGACCTGCGGCGTTCGGGCGACCGGCGGCCACTGGCCGCCGCCGCCGACCACGCGGCGTACCGGATCGTCCAGGAAGCGCTGACCAACGCGTACAAGCACGCGCCGGGCGCCGCGATCACCGTCGAGCTGCGGTACGAACCGGACTCGCTCGTCGTCGAGATCGCGAACGGCCCCGCCCCGGCGGACCCGGAAGACGTCGTCAGCGGCGGGCAGGGTCTGACGGGGCTGCGCGAACGGGCCCGGCTGGTCGGTGGCATGGTCCACGCGGGACGCACCGAGAGCGGGGGATTCCGCGTGGCCGGGGTCCTGCCGTACGGCACCGACGGCCTCCCCCCGGCCAAGGTCGCGGCGGCGGGCGCGGCACACGCGCCTTTGGTCGATGCGCGGGACGACTTCCGGCAGCAGTCGCCGTCGGTCCCTCTGGGCAACGCTGGTCCCGTCATGGACTGGACCGCTGTGCAGAGGGAGCTGAACATGAGCGGCGGACGCGGAAGCAGGGCCGGCGGGATCGCACTGGGCTGCGGGATCGCGGCAGGAGCACTGGTACTGCTGATGGTGGTGGGCGGGTTCGCTCTGTTCTTCCTCGTCGGCTCGGTGGACAAGGGCATGATCGAGCCGGCCCAGTACGAAGCGGTGAAGGTCGGCACGTCGGAGGAGAAGGTCCGCGACAAGCTGCCGAGCGGGGACTCCTTCATGACGTCGGGCCTTCAGGACAGCGGGCCCGCGAAACCGGAGGGATCCGAGTGCCTGGTCCTCGCGTCCTCGGAGTACGGCGACAGCCTGACGTCGGAGCCGGTGTTCCGCTTCTGCTTCCGGGACGGCAAGCTGATCGAGAAGAAGTCGTACGACGTCGAACAGTAG
- a CDS encoding response regulator transcription factor: protein MTVPHIRVVIADDEPLIRAGIRMILTSDRGIEVVAEAANGREAVDLARVHAPDVVLLDLQMPVMDGLTALAELGRAVPAARVIVLTTFGERENVLRALESGGAGFLLKDSAPAELIRAVRAAAAGDAYLSPGATRHVVEQLASGRAPARAEEARRLVAALSGRERDVLALLGEGLSNADAGKRLHMSEATVKTYVSRILAKLGCENRVQAALLARDAAL from the coding sequence GTGACGGTTCCGCACATCAGGGTTGTGATCGCGGACGACGAGCCGCTGATCCGGGCGGGGATCCGGATGATCCTCACCTCGGACCGGGGCATCGAGGTCGTGGCGGAGGCGGCCAACGGCCGCGAGGCCGTCGACCTGGCACGCGTGCACGCACCGGACGTGGTGCTCCTCGACCTTCAGATGCCGGTCATGGACGGGCTCACCGCGCTCGCCGAACTGGGCCGGGCGGTACCCGCGGCGCGCGTCATCGTCCTGACGACGTTCGGCGAGCGGGAGAACGTACTGCGGGCCCTGGAGAGCGGCGGCGCCGGCTTCCTGCTGAAGGACTCGGCACCGGCCGAGCTGATCCGTGCGGTACGGGCCGCCGCGGCCGGGGACGCCTACCTGTCACCGGGGGCGACCCGGCACGTCGTGGAGCAGCTCGCCTCCGGACGGGCCCCCGCCCGCGCCGAGGAGGCACGGCGGCTGGTCGCGGCGCTGAGCGGGCGGGAACGGGACGTGCTCGCCCTGCTCGGCGAGGGCCTGTCCAACGCCGACGCCGGCAAGCGGCTGCACATGAGCGAGGCCACCGTGAAGACGTACGTCAGCCGGATCCTTGCGAAACTGGGCTGCGAGAACCGCGTACAGGCAGCACTTCTGGCCCGGGACGCCGCCCTGTAA
- a CDS encoding helix-turn-helix domain-containing protein, with amino-acid sequence MDAAQQESTARARELQRSWYGEPLGALFRRLIDDLGLNQARLAAVLGLSAPMLSQLMSGQRAKIGNPAVVQRVQALQDLAGQVADGSVSAAEATDRMEEIKKSQGGSVLSNTSQTTASSGAPTVRRVVREIQSLLRSVAAAGDIIDAADTLAPTHPELAEFLRVYGAGRTADAVAHYEAHQS; translated from the coding sequence ATGGACGCAGCGCAGCAAGAGTCGACGGCCAGAGCCAGAGAGCTACAGCGCAGTTGGTACGGGGAGCCGCTGGGGGCGCTCTTCCGTCGGCTCATCGACGACCTGGGCCTGAATCAGGCCAGGCTCGCGGCGGTGCTCGGCCTGTCCGCGCCCATGCTGTCCCAGCTGATGAGCGGCCAGCGAGCCAAGATCGGCAACCCGGCCGTGGTGCAGCGCGTCCAGGCTCTGCAAGACCTGGCCGGGCAGGTCGCCGACGGCAGCGTCAGCGCCGCCGAGGCCACCGACCGGATGGAAGAGATCAAGAAATCCCAGGGCGGCTCCGTGCTCAGCAACACCAGCCAGACCACGGCAAGTTCGGGCGCGCCGACCGTGCGGCGCGTGGTGCGCGAGATCCAGTCGCTGCTGCGCTCCGTGGCGGCGGCCGGCGACATCATAGACGCGGCGGACACCCTCGCCCCGACGCACCCGGAACTGGCAGAGTTCCTCCGGGTGTACGGCGCCGGGCGAACCGCGGACGCGGTCGCCCACTACGAGGCGCACCAAAGCTGA
- a CDS encoding protein kinase domain-containing protein yields the protein MGEIFAGRYELIDPIGRGGVGAVWRSWDHRRRRYVAAKVLQQSDAHTLLRFVREQALRIDHPHVLAPASWAADDDKVLFTMDLVSGGSLAHLIGDYGPLPPRFVCTLLDQLLSGLTAVHAEGVVHRDIKPANILLEATGTGRPHLRLSDFGISMRKGEPRLTETNYVVGTPGYFAPEQLMGAEPDFAADLFAVGLVALYLVQGQKPDSRALVEHFATHGTPSAPQGIPEPLWQVIAGMLQPDPQARFRTATGARKALTAAVEMLPEAGPGEEPVEVFDQIGPLPPGFGPEGPAGPAPRGPRSHKPDHHGLDHHGPDHHGPDQHSQSSEPGPAAGGGHTEGHTDGRQPHAVPQPSRMSETGSFHLAPPPQQSPHHPPRQPEQPPPPHPAQPYTPPTAAPAPAPAPFPAHLPSPIPPGHETPPRFRRPRRSTNKPSLVHTPLSGRRFPLHRPRPSREAHTPPYKPPASGRDRPRR from the coding sequence ATGGGTGAGATCTTCGCTGGTCGGTACGAGCTGATCGACCCCATCGGGCGCGGTGGGGTGGGCGCGGTCTGGCGGTCCTGGGACCACCGGCGCCGCCGGTACGTGGCGGCCAAGGTGCTCCAGCAGAGCGACGCCCACACGTTGCTGCGCTTCGTGCGCGAGCAGGCCCTGCGGATCGACCACCCCCATGTCCTCGCTCCGGCCAGCTGGGCCGCGGACGACGACAAGGTGCTGTTCACCATGGATCTGGTGAGCGGCGGTTCGCTGGCGCACCTGATCGGCGACTACGGTCCGCTGCCGCCCCGGTTCGTCTGCACCCTTCTCGACCAGCTCCTCTCCGGTCTCACGGCCGTCCACGCCGAAGGTGTCGTGCACCGCGACATCAAACCGGCCAACATCCTCCTGGAAGCCACCGGCACCGGGCGTCCGCACCTGCGGCTCTCCGACTTCGGCATCTCGATGCGCAAAGGCGAGCCCCGTCTCACCGAGACCAACTACGTGGTGGGAACGCCGGGTTACTTCGCGCCCGAGCAGCTGATGGGCGCCGAGCCGGACTTCGCGGCCGACCTGTTCGCGGTCGGCCTGGTCGCCCTCTACCTGGTGCAGGGTCAGAAGCCCGATTCCCGGGCGCTGGTGGAACACTTCGCGACGCACGGCACACCGAGTGCCCCTCAGGGCATCCCCGAGCCGCTGTGGCAGGTCATCGCCGGGATGCTCCAGCCCGACCCCCAGGCCAGGTTCCGTACGGCGACGGGCGCCCGCAAGGCACTGACCGCGGCCGTCGAGATGCTGCCCGAAGCGGGCCCCGGCGAGGAGCCGGTGGAGGTCTTCGACCAGATCGGCCCGCTCCCGCCCGGCTTCGGACCCGAAGGACCCGCCGGACCCGCGCCGCGCGGCCCCCGGAGCCACAAACCGGACCACCACGGACTGGATCACCACGGACCGGACCACCACGGACCGGATCAGCACAGCCAAAGCTCCGAGCCGGGCCCCGCAGCCGGCGGCGGCCACACCGAGGGCCACACCGACGGCCGGCAGCCTCACGCCGTACCGCAGCCGTCGCGCATGTCGGAGACGGGCAGCTTCCACCTGGCGCCGCCACCGCAGCAGTCTCCACACCATCCGCCCCGGCAGCCCGAGCAGCCCCCGCCGCCGCACCCGGCGCAGCCCTACACGCCCCCCACCGCCGCACCGGCACCGGCCCCCGCTCCCTTTCCCGCACATCTGCCCTCCCCCATACCGCCGGGCCACGAAACCCCTCCCAGGTTCCGCAGGCCGCGGCGCAGTACGAACAAGCCCTCACTCGTCCATACACCGCTCAGCGGCCGGAGGTTCCCACTCCACAGGCCCCGACCGTCCCGCGAGGCGCACACACCCCCGTACAAGCCCCCCGCAAGCGGCCGGGACCGCCCCCGAAGGTGA
- a CDS encoding DLW-39 family protein, which produces MKKLLLVALAAIGGLLVYRQIQADRAEQDLWTEATDSVPAGSGV; this is translated from the coding sequence GTGAAGAAGCTTCTCCTGGTCGCACTGGCCGCCATCGGCGGGCTCCTCGTGTACCGCCAGATCCAGGCGGATCGCGCCGAGCAGGATCTGTGGACGGAGGCGACTGACTCCGTGCCCGCAGGTTCGGGTGTGTGA